A region of Vigna radiata var. radiata cultivar VC1973A chromosome 10, Vradiata_ver6, whole genome shotgun sequence DNA encodes the following proteins:
- the LOC106775319 gene encoding linamarin synthase 1: MESFHSSKPHVVCVPYPAQGHVNPLMKFAKLLHCKGFHITFVNTEFNHNRFVRSHGADFVKGLPDFVFETIPDGLPPSDKDATQDIPLLCDSTRKTCYSPFKELVLKLNSSGDVPSISCIVADGVMGFAATVAKDLGIPEVQLWTASACGFVGYLQYDDLVERGIVPFKDENFEIDGSLNQSLDWISGMKNIRLKDIPSFIRVTTLDDIMFDFLGSEAKNCLRSSSIIINTFEDLDGEALDALRAKNPNIYTIGPLDLLGRHFPEKDKGFMSAGSSLWKNDSDCLTWLDKWEPNSVVYVNYGSITVMTNHHLKEFAWGLANSKLPFLWIKRADVVLDESAALPQEFFDEIKDRGYITSWCTQEEVLSHPSVGVFLTHSGWNSTLESISAGVPMICWPFFAEQQTNSRYVTANWGIGMEVNHDVKREEITKLVTEMMKGEKGMQMRHNSLEWKKKAVRATDVGGSSYDNFNKLMKEVFHHNAI, encoded by the exons ATGGAGTCCTTTCATAGCTCAAAGCCTCACGTTGTGTGCGTACCGTACCCAGCGCAGGGCCATGTAAATCCCCTCATGAAATTCGCGAAACTCCTTCATTGCAAGGGTTTCCACATAACCTTTGTGAACACTGAGTTCAACCATAACCGTTTTGTGAGATCCCATGGAGCAGACTTTGTTAAGGGCCTCCCAGATTTCGTATTTGAGACCATACCCGATGGATTGCCTCCTTCTGATAAGGATGCAACTCAGGACATTCCATTGCTGTGTGATTCAACCAGAAAAACCTGTTATAGCCCTTTCAAAGAGTTGGTGTTGAAGCTTAACTCTTCAGGTGATGTGCCTTCAATCAGTTGCATAGTTGCTGATGGGGTTATGGGCTTTGCTGCAACAGTTGCAAAGGATTTGGGCATACCAGAAGTTCAACTTTGGACAGCCTCAGCATGCGGTTTTGTGGGATATTTGCAATACGATGATCTGGTTGAAAGAGGCATCGTTCCATTCAAAG ATGAAAATTTTGAGATTGATGGGAGCTTGAATCAAAGTTTAGATTGGATCTCtggaatgaaaaatattagacTGAAGGACATTCCATCTTTTATTCGAGTGACTACTTTGGATGATATTATGTTTGATTTCTTGGGTTCTGAGGCAAAAAATTGCTTGAGATCTTCTTCAATCATTATAAACACATTCGAAGACTTAGATGGAGAAGCCCTCGATGCCCTTAGGGCAAAGAACCCAAACATATATACCATTGGTCCACTTGACTTGCTTGGTAGGCATTTTCCTGAGAAAGACAAGGGTTTCATGTCAGCTGGATCAAGCTTATGGAAAAATGACTCAGACTGCTTAACATGGTTAGACAAATGGGAACCCAACTCAGTGGTATATGTTAATTATGGAAGTATTACAGTAATGACCAATCATCACTTGAAAGAATTTGCTTGGGGATTAGCAAATAGCAAGCTACCTTTCTTATGGATCAAAAGAGCAGATGTTGTACTGGATGAATCTGCAGCTTTGCCACAAGAATTCTTTGATGAGATCAAGGATAGGGGATATATAACAAGTTGGTGCACGCAAGAGGAAGTGCTTTCTCATCCATCTGTTGGGGTTTTCCTAACCCATTCTGGATGGAATTCTACCCTTGAAAGCATATCTGCTGGTGTGCCTATGATCTGTTGGCCTTTCTTTGCTGAGCAACAAACAAATTCTAGGTACGTGACCGCAAATTGGGGAATAGGAATGGAAGTTAATCACGATGTGAAGAGAGAAGAGATAACCAAGCTTGTGACAGAAATGatgaaaggagaaaaaggaatgCAAATGAGACACAATTCCTtagaatggaagaagaaagcaGTGAGAGCTACTGATGTTGGAGGATCATCTTACGACAACTTCAACAAATTAATGAAGGAAGTTTTTCACCACAATGCTATTTAA